In Micromonospora sp. WMMD980, the following are encoded in one genomic region:
- a CDS encoding LuxR family transcriptional regulator, giving the protein MTLVERSEAIETLDGLLAASVAGKGRVAVVTGPVATGRTELLNTFADRVVDLNGLAITATGSRSEQDLPLGVMSQLLLDAPLVDEERRRAMNLLYEGAQTLTHGDGGTHRLDPQIVHSLCTVLLELSRRYPLVVVVDDLDRADHASLVCLSYLARRVRFAPMLALFSHSGTRRSGAPVLDVDGLARPPHGAHVALTTLTVDGVREMATTALGADDAARLAPRWHQVSGGNPLLVGGLVEDHRQALADGVASSGEPAAGGQYAEAVVSCLRRTEERMQRVAQALAILPDAASLDKLTGLEPAQVAQAVRALAAAGLLHRSDYRHPVAREAVLAQIDDGERVALHRRAAEIAYHEGAVSQVVAEHLLRAGRADDPWVVPVLEDAARQALRAGRVDAAVDYLRLAWQTCADDRHRAKIMTTMMRAGWRINPSMSTGYLPELTAAMQNGFLRSGDALVLTKALLWNGQFADARAVFEQLNASADEHDQETLTELAIARPLLRSTYPSFFPMLRPQAPLAPTPIPTVSAGHRLEAASALATVLTRGPSEPLAAGVERILHNSRLDEMSLDTVESALFALTYSGHADRAVPWCDTFVEEAGARQAPSRLARLAAIRAEISLRLGELPAAVRHARLALESMPPSSWGVAVGGPLAALITAATAMGDYDLVREQLDQPVAEEMFQTRYGMHYLHARGRYSLAIGQLPFALRDFEQCGELAARWKLDVPGLVPWRTDAAEALLRMGRPGPARKLIDEQLARCGKDAPRVHGMAMRLLAATSELRHRPMFLRQAVDLQAAGGDEYELARALADLTEAYHVLGESRRAGMIARRARALADKAEAQPLLKILTRGAGWDETESAAQPLNPAAGAAMLSDAEHRVAALAAEGYTNREISMKLYITISTVEQHLTRTYRKLNVTRRTDLPANLNLDFSTAG; this is encoded by the coding sequence ATGACTTTGGTGGAGCGTAGCGAAGCGATCGAGACACTGGACGGCCTGCTGGCCGCCTCCGTCGCCGGGAAGGGTCGGGTCGCCGTGGTCACCGGACCGGTGGCGACCGGCAGGACCGAACTGCTGAACACGTTCGCCGACCGCGTCGTGGACCTCAACGGACTGGCCATCACCGCCACCGGGTCGCGGTCCGAGCAGGACCTGCCGCTCGGCGTGATGAGCCAGTTGCTGCTGGACGCCCCGCTGGTCGACGAGGAGCGGCGGCGGGCGATGAACCTCCTCTACGAGGGCGCGCAGACCCTCACCCACGGCGACGGCGGCACGCACCGCCTCGACCCGCAGATCGTGCACTCGCTCTGCACGGTGCTGCTCGAGCTGTCCCGGCGCTATCCGCTCGTCGTCGTGGTCGACGACCTGGACCGGGCCGACCACGCGTCGCTGGTCTGCCTGTCGTACCTGGCCCGCCGGGTGCGTTTCGCGCCGATGCTGGCGCTGTTCAGCCACTCCGGAACGCGGCGCTCGGGCGCGCCGGTGCTCGACGTCGACGGCCTGGCTCGGCCGCCGCACGGCGCCCACGTCGCGCTGACCACCCTCACCGTGGACGGCGTCCGGGAGATGGCGACCACGGCGCTCGGCGCGGACGACGCGGCGCGGCTCGCCCCCCGCTGGCACCAGGTCAGCGGCGGCAATCCGTTGCTGGTCGGCGGCCTGGTCGAGGACCACCGGCAGGCGCTCGCCGACGGTGTCGCGTCGAGCGGCGAGCCGGCGGCGGGCGGCCAGTATGCCGAGGCGGTGGTCTCCTGCCTGCGCCGCACCGAGGAGCGCATGCAGCGGGTCGCCCAGGCGCTGGCCATCCTGCCGGACGCCGCTTCGCTGGACAAGCTGACCGGTCTGGAACCGGCGCAGGTCGCCCAGGCGGTCCGCGCGCTGGCCGCGGCCGGCCTGCTGCACCGAAGCGACTACCGGCACCCGGTGGCGCGCGAGGCGGTGCTGGCCCAGATCGACGACGGCGAACGGGTCGCGTTGCACCGGCGGGCGGCGGAGATCGCCTACCACGAGGGCGCGGTCAGCCAGGTGGTCGCCGAGCACCTGCTGCGCGCCGGCCGGGCCGACGACCCCTGGGTGGTGCCGGTGCTCGAGGACGCGGCCCGGCAGGCGCTGCGCGCCGGCCGGGTGGACGCCGCCGTCGACTATCTCCGGCTCGCCTGGCAGACGTGCGCGGACGACAGGCACCGCGCCAAGATCATGACGACCATGATGCGGGCCGGCTGGCGGATCAACCCGAGCATGTCCACCGGGTACCTGCCGGAGCTGACGGCGGCGATGCAGAACGGCTTCCTGCGCAGCGGCGACGCGTTGGTGCTCACCAAGGCGCTGCTCTGGAACGGCCAGTTCGCCGACGCCCGGGCGGTCTTCGAGCAGCTCAACGCGTCGGCCGACGAGCACGACCAGGAAACCCTCACGGAGCTGGCGATCGCCCGGCCGCTGCTGCGGTCCACCTATCCGTCGTTCTTCCCGATGCTGCGTCCGCAGGCGCCGCTGGCGCCCACCCCGATCCCGACCGTGTCCGCCGGGCATCGCCTCGAGGCGGCCAGCGCGTTGGCCACCGTGCTCACCCGCGGCCCGTCCGAGCCGCTCGCCGCCGGCGTCGAGCGCATCCTGCACAACTCCCGGCTCGACGAGATGAGCCTGGACACCGTGGAGAGCGCGCTGTTCGCGCTCACCTACAGCGGCCACGCCGACCGGGCCGTGCCCTGGTGCGACACGTTCGTCGAGGAGGCCGGCGCCCGGCAGGCGCCGAGCCGGCTCGCCCGCCTGGCCGCGATCCGGGCCGAGATCTCGCTGCGCCTGGGCGAGCTGCCCGCCGCGGTCCGGCACGCCCGCCTGGCGCTGGAGAGCATGCCGCCGAGCAGTTGGGGCGTCGCGGTCGGTGGCCCGCTCGCGGCGCTGATCACCGCGGCCACCGCGATGGGCGACTACGACCTGGTGCGCGAGCAGCTCGACCAGCCGGTCGCCGAGGAGATGTTCCAGACCCGCTACGGCATGCACTATCTGCACGCCCGCGGTCGCTACAGCCTGGCGATCGGCCAGTTGCCGTTCGCGCTGCGTGACTTCGAGCAGTGCGGAGAGCTGGCCGCCCGCTGGAAGCTCGACGTCCCCGGTCTGGTCCCGTGGCGCACCGACGCCGCCGAGGCTCTGCTGCGGATGGGCCGCCCCGGTCCGGCCCGCAAGCTCATCGACGAGCAGCTCGCCCGCTGCGGCAAGGACGCGCCCCGGGTGCACGGCATGGCGATGCGCCTGCTCGCCGCGACGAGCGAACTGCGGCACCGCCCGATGTTCCTGCGCCAGGCCGTGGACCTGCAGGCCGCCGGCGGCGACGAGTACGAGCTGGCCCGCGCCCTGGCCGACCTCACCGAGGCCTACCACGTGCTCGGGGAGTCCCGCCGGGCCGGCATGATCGCGCGCCGGGCCCGCGCGTTGGCCGACAAGGCCGAAGCCCAGCCGCTGCTCAAGATCCTCACCCGGGGCGCGGGTTGGGACGAGACCGAGTCGGCCGCACAGCCGCTCAACCCGGCCGCCGGCGCCGCCATGCTCAGCGACGCCGAGCACCGGGTGGCGGCGCTCGCGGCGGAGGGTTACACCAACCGCGAGATCTCGATGAAGCTCTACATCACCATCAGCACGGTCGAGCAACACCTCACCCGCACCTACCGCAAGCTGAACGTGACCCGCCGCACCGACCTGCCGGCCAACCTCAACCTCGACTTCTCCACCGCCGGCTGA
- a CDS encoding hydroxyisourate hydrolase, protein MMTPQAPVSRVRTLGELSMSVSAQALDVVYGRSAAGVRARLERPSGDSWRTVSQAETDSDGQILDWLDDELEQGAYRIVFDSDSYFASLGISAAYPEVAVVFRVQDETDTCRIQVLLAPYSYSMFFGSRV, encoded by the coding sequence ATGATGACGCCACAGGCGCCCGTGTCGCGGGTCCGAACATTAGGTGAGTTGTCAATGAGTGTCTCTGCGCAAGCGTTGGATGTCGTCTACGGCCGCTCGGCGGCCGGTGTCCGGGCCCGTCTGGAAAGGCCCAGCGGGGACAGTTGGCGAACCGTGTCGCAGGCGGAGACCGACAGCGACGGCCAGATCCTGGACTGGCTGGACGACGAACTCGAGCAGGGCGCGTACCGCATCGTCTTCGACAGCGACTCCTACTTCGCCAGCCTCGGGATCAGCGCCGCCTACCCGGAGGTCGCGGTGGTGTTCCGGGTGCAGGACGAGACCGACACCTGCCGGATCCAGGTCCTGCTCGCGCCCTATTCCTATTCGATGTTCTTCGGCAGCCGGGTCTGA
- a CDS encoding BTAD domain-containing putative transcriptional regulator: MDFRVLGPLEVLVDGRPLDLGGHRQQIVLASLVLEAGRVVPVGRLMTAIYGEHLPSSARVQVQICVSALRRLLASSGRADTIITRNQGYVLDPTGSRIDLCDYEGLLAEAREATGAGRRDDAVGRYREALRLWRGAALEGIDSQVLRSAADRFAERRLTVIEDCIELELDLGRHRDVIAELTGLVLAHPLRERLRGQLMLALYRSGRQAEALDSYRLARQTLIDELGLEPSEWLQRLERSIHTSEAGLVVRPVADGPALLVVTEPLADGALPAVASIEVAGPAPGVDEPALPILAVDDDVPLTPALTTAVPCMLPTDIADFTGRAQQINDIEARLALSTENPRQLAVPVIVIAGKPGIGKTTLGVHVSHRLAAQYPDGQLFADLHGRASRLVSPMQILERFLRTLGVPGGVLPDGLEERAEMYRGLLSDRRVLVVLDNVGSESQVLPLLPGNPRTAVIVTSRSRLGGLPGATHVDIDVFGFRHSIELLSRIAGDGRVHAEADAAAELAELCGQLPLALRIAGARLSARPHWTLEQLAGRLENESRRLDELKHGAMGIRASISMTYDNISEDARRLFRLLAVLDCPVFSGWMGAALLDRSLDDAQDLLDDLADAQLVEITGTESGLHSQYRFHDLIRVFARERLAAEEAVTERNAALERVLGALLFLAEVAHRHLHGNDNLQVHGKAKRWELPGRTAARLVREPLNWFERERQSLVAAVRQAAKIGAVELCWDLAVTAVTLFESRVYLNDWRDTHEVALDAVRQVDDRRGQAVILYSIGSLAIVEKRFADARQSLDEAAELFQSVHDAQGAALVSRNIAFLERMDGNLAEAARRYERALAVLRTGGDLAAAAYVLHSLAQVELERGDADSAKGMLPQALELSRRAGSRRIEAQVLHRLGDAHLQAGEPAEAVAAFGEALAAVHDLGDPIGEAYALHGLGLAHLRGGDFTEAGTALASAQSLASSNGERLVEARIAFSLGELALACGKPPQAVVHLHRALGLFRSIQAPVFESRVLAMLTEAYAAASGTDQVVIDSKAS; this comes from the coding sequence GTGGATTTCCGCGTGCTCGGCCCGCTCGAGGTTCTGGTGGACGGCCGTCCCCTCGACCTCGGCGGGCACCGCCAGCAGATCGTCCTGGCCAGCCTGGTGCTGGAGGCGGGACGCGTGGTCCCGGTGGGCCGCCTGATGACCGCGATCTACGGCGAGCACCTGCCCAGCAGCGCCCGCGTCCAGGTGCAGATCTGCGTCTCCGCGCTGCGCCGCCTGCTCGCGTCCTCCGGCCGGGCCGACACCATCATCACCCGCAACCAGGGTTACGTGCTCGACCCGACCGGCAGTCGGATCGACCTCTGCGACTACGAAGGACTCCTGGCCGAGGCCCGGGAGGCGACCGGCGCGGGCCGACGCGACGACGCGGTCGGGCGCTACCGCGAGGCGTTGCGGCTGTGGCGCGGCGCGGCGCTGGAGGGCATCGACAGTCAGGTACTGCGCTCGGCCGCCGACCGGTTCGCCGAGCGCCGGCTGACCGTCATCGAGGACTGCATCGAGCTGGAGCTGGACCTGGGCCGGCACCGGGACGTGATCGCCGAGCTGACCGGTCTGGTGCTGGCGCATCCGCTGCGGGAGCGGCTGCGGGGTCAGCTCATGCTGGCGCTCTACCGGTCCGGACGGCAGGCGGAGGCGCTCGACTCCTACCGGCTGGCCCGCCAGACCCTGATCGACGAACTGGGCCTGGAGCCGAGCGAGTGGTTGCAGCGCCTGGAGCGGTCCATCCACACCTCGGAGGCCGGCCTGGTCGTCCGTCCGGTCGCGGACGGCCCGGCGCTGCTCGTCGTCACGGAGCCGCTCGCCGACGGCGCGCTGCCGGCCGTCGCGTCGATCGAGGTCGCCGGTCCGGCGCCGGGCGTCGACGAGCCCGCCCTGCCGATCCTCGCGGTCGACGACGACGTGCCGCTGACGCCCGCACTGACCACGGCGGTTCCCTGCATGCTGCCGACCGACATCGCCGACTTCACCGGCCGGGCGCAGCAGATCAACGACATCGAGGCGCGCCTCGCCCTGTCGACGGAGAATCCGCGACAGCTGGCGGTGCCGGTCATCGTCATCGCCGGCAAGCCGGGCATCGGGAAGACCACGCTCGGCGTGCACGTCTCGCACCGGCTCGCCGCGCAGTATCCGGACGGGCAGCTCTTCGCCGACCTGCACGGCCGGGCGTCGCGCCTGGTCAGCCCGATGCAGATCCTGGAGCGGTTCCTGCGCACCCTGGGCGTGCCCGGCGGCGTCCTGCCCGACGGGCTCGAGGAGCGCGCCGAGATGTACCGCGGCCTGCTCTCCGACCGACGGGTCCTGGTCGTGCTCGACAATGTCGGCAGCGAGAGCCAGGTGCTGCCGTTGCTGCCCGGCAACCCACGGACCGCGGTCATCGTCACCAGCCGCAGCCGGCTCGGCGGGCTGCCCGGCGCCACCCACGTCGACATCGACGTCTTCGGTTTCCGGCACTCCATCGAGCTGCTGTCGCGGATCGCCGGCGACGGGCGGGTGCACGCCGAGGCCGACGCCGCCGCCGAACTGGCCGAGCTGTGCGGCCAGCTTCCGCTCGCCCTGCGGATCGCGGGCGCCCGGCTGTCGGCACGCCCGCACTGGACGCTGGAGCAGCTCGCCGGTCGCCTGGAGAACGAGTCACGCCGGCTCGACGAGCTCAAGCACGGCGCGATGGGCATCCGGGCCAGCATCTCGATGACCTACGACAACATCAGCGAGGACGCGCGCCGGCTGTTCCGGCTGCTCGCCGTGCTGGACTGCCCGGTCTTCTCCGGCTGGATGGGCGCGGCGCTGCTCGACCGCTCGCTCGACGACGCCCAGGACCTGCTCGACGACCTCGCCGACGCCCAACTCGTCGAGATCACCGGCACCGAGTCGGGCCTGCACAGTCAATACCGCTTCCACGACTTGATAAGAGTCTTCGCCCGGGAGCGGTTGGCCGCCGAGGAGGCGGTCACCGAACGCAACGCGGCGCTCGAGCGGGTCCTCGGCGCGCTGCTGTTCCTCGCCGAGGTGGCGCACCGGCACCTGCACGGCAACGACAACCTTCAGGTGCACGGCAAGGCGAAGCGCTGGGAACTGCCGGGGCGCACCGCCGCCCGGCTGGTTCGGGAGCCGTTGAACTGGTTCGAGCGCGAGCGCCAGTCGCTGGTGGCCGCGGTGCGGCAGGCCGCCAAGATCGGCGCCGTCGAGCTGTGCTGGGACCTGGCCGTCACCGCGGTCACGCTCTTCGAGTCGCGGGTCTATCTCAACGACTGGCGGGACACCCACGAGGTGGCGCTCGACGCGGTCCGCCAGGTCGACGACAGGCGTGGGCAGGCGGTGATCCTCTACTCGATCGGCTCGCTGGCGATCGTCGAGAAGCGGTTCGCCGACGCCCGGCAGAGCCTCGACGAGGCCGCCGAGCTGTTCCAGAGCGTGCACGATGCCCAGGGCGCGGCACTGGTCAGCCGCAACATCGCGTTTCTGGAACGGATGGACGGCAACCTGGCCGAGGCGGCCCGGCGTTACGAGCGGGCGCTGGCGGTGCTGCGCACCGGCGGTGACCTGGCGGCGGCGGCGTACGTGCTGCACAGCCTCGCGCAGGTCGAGTTGGAGCGCGGTGACGCGGACAGCGCCAAGGGCATGCTGCCGCAGGCGCTGGAACTGAGCCGCCGGGCCGGCAGCCGGCGCATCGAGGCGCAGGTGCTGCACCGGCTCGGCGACGCGCACCTGCAGGCCGGGGAGCCGGCCGAGGCGGTGGCGGCGTTCGGCGAGGCGCTGGCCGCGGTGCACGACCTCGGTGACCCCATCGGTGAGGCGTACGCCCTGCACGGTCTGGGCCTGGCGCACCTGCGCGGTGGTGACTTCACCGAGGCGGGCACGGCGCTGGCCAGCGCCCAGTCGCTGGCCAGCAGCAACGGTGAACGGCTGGTCGAGGCGCGGATCGCGTTCAGCCTCGGCGAGCTGGCGTTGGCCTGCGGCAAACCGCCGCAGGCGGTGGTGCACCTGCACCGGGCGCTCGGCCTGTTCCGCAGCATCCAGGCGCCGGTCTTCGAGTCGCGGGTGCTGGCGATGCTCACCGAGGCATACGCCGCCGCGTCCGGAACCGATCAGGTGGTCATCGACTCGAAAGCCTCGTAG
- a CDS encoding 2-isopropylmalate synthase has protein sequence MVNPFRRAVRRYRSPAVVPLTERSWPGRSITSAPRWLSTDLRDGNQSLVNPMNPERKLIMFRLLTEMGYREIEVGFPVASQDDHDFLRTLIERDLVPDDVTISVLVQARDDLIRRTVESLAGARRATVHLYNATSPQFRRVVFGMDRAKCKELAVQGTRLFMKYADRTLTGCDLGFQYSQELFNDTELDFSLEVCEAVMDVWQPEAGRPIILNFPTTVERTTPNVFADQIEWMGRRLSRRDHLCLSVHPHNDRGTGVATAEMAMLAGAERVEGCLFGNGERAGNVDLVTLGLNMFSQGVDPGIDFSDLNRVRRTVEHCTELPVHPRHPYGGDLVYTAFSGSHQDAIKKGFDEQKLVAAASGVPVAETRWEIPYLPVDPADVGRTYETVVRINSQSGKGGVAYVVSSLLGLNLPRDLQVEFAALVQARADAEGGEVAPERIADLFRGEYLSRPLVSVPLPLPAAVPAYLHVDGVAFEVGAARADQVERVRERLVPWGVDVHAVHRTGTALTGCGGLAVYAELRAGDQVLWGVGVDADLDTAVSAAVRCAAARLNRTAAPPAPESFPLGQPRLAHAV, from the coding sequence GTGGTGAACCCCTTTCGACGTGCGGTGCGGCGGTACCGGTCACCGGCCGTGGTACCGCTGACGGAGCGTTCGTGGCCCGGCCGCAGCATCACCTCGGCCCCCAGGTGGCTCTCCACCGACCTGCGTGACGGCAACCAGTCACTGGTCAACCCGATGAACCCCGAGCGTAAGCTGATCATGTTCCGGCTGCTCACCGAGATGGGCTACCGGGAGATCGAGGTCGGCTTCCCGGTGGCCAGCCAGGACGACCACGACTTCCTGCGGACGCTCATCGAGCGGGACCTGGTGCCGGACGACGTCACCATCTCCGTGCTCGTGCAGGCCCGCGACGACCTGATCCGCCGGACGGTGGAGAGTCTCGCCGGCGCCCGCCGCGCCACCGTGCACCTCTACAATGCCACGTCCCCGCAGTTCCGGCGGGTGGTGTTCGGCATGGACCGGGCCAAGTGCAAGGAACTGGCGGTGCAGGGCACCCGGCTGTTCATGAAGTACGCCGACCGCACCCTGACCGGCTGCGACCTCGGCTTCCAATACTCCCAGGAGTTGTTCAACGACACCGAGCTGGACTTCTCGCTGGAGGTCTGCGAGGCGGTGATGGACGTCTGGCAGCCCGAGGCGGGTCGACCGATCATCCTGAACTTCCCGACCACCGTCGAGCGGACCACGCCGAACGTCTTCGCCGACCAGATCGAGTGGATGGGCCGCCGGCTGAGCCGGCGCGACCACCTCTGCCTGTCGGTGCACCCGCACAACGACCGGGGCACCGGCGTCGCCACCGCCGAGATGGCGATGCTGGCCGGCGCCGAGCGGGTCGAGGGCTGCCTGTTCGGCAACGGCGAGCGGGCCGGCAACGTCGACCTGGTCACCCTCGGGCTCAACATGTTCAGCCAGGGCGTCGACCCGGGCATCGACTTCTCCGACCTCAACCGGGTACGGCGCACCGTGGAGCACTGCACCGAGCTGCCGGTGCACCCGCGCCACCCGTACGGTGGCGACCTCGTCTACACCGCCTTCTCGGGGTCGCACCAGGACGCCATCAAGAAGGGCTTCGACGAGCAGAAGCTCGTCGCCGCCGCGAGCGGGGTGCCGGTCGCCGAGACGCGCTGGGAGATCCCGTACCTGCCGGTCGACCCGGCGGACGTGGGCCGCACCTACGAGACCGTCGTGCGGATCAACAGCCAGTCGGGCAAGGGCGGCGTCGCCTACGTGGTCAGCTCGCTGCTCGGCCTCAACCTGCCCCGCGACCTTCAGGTCGAGTTCGCCGCGCTGGTGCAGGCGCGCGCCGACGCGGAGGGCGGCGAGGTCGCCCCGGAACGGATCGCCGACCTGTTCCGGGGCGAGTACCTCTCGCGTCCGCTGGTCTCCGTGCCGCTGCCCCTGCCCGCCGCGGTCCCCGCCTACCTGCACGTCGACGGCGTGGCCTTCGAGGTGGGCGCGGCCCGCGCGGACCAGGTCGAGCGGGTACGGGAGCGCCTGGTGCCGTGGGGCGTCGACGTGCACGCCGTGCACCGCACGGGCACGGCGCTCACCGGCTGCGGAGGGCTCGCCGTCTACGCCGAGCTGCGCGCCGGTGACCAGGTGCTGTGGGGCGTCGGCGTCGACGCCGACCTGGACACCGCCGTCTCGGCCGCCGTCCGCTGTGCGGCCGCCCGGCTGAACCGCACCGCGGCCCCGCCCGCGCCGGAGTCCTTCCCGCTCGGGCAACCCCGCCTCGCCCACGCGGTCTGA
- a CDS encoding biotin carboxylase N-terminal domain-containing protein: protein MHTVLIANRGEIAVRIVRACRDAGLRSVAVYADSDRDARHVRLADEAYALDGDTAPDSYLRIDKLLAVAATAGADAVHPGYGFLSENADFAQAVVGAGLTWIGPSPAAIRVLGDKVSARRIAEQVGAPLVPGTPEPARDATEIVAFAERFGLPVAIKAAFGGGGRGLKVARTVAEIPELFESATREAVAAFGRGECFAERYLDRPRHVEAQVLADQHGAVVVVGTRDCSLQRRHQKLVEEAPAPFLTDAQRHRIHSSAKEICRAAGYHGAGTVEYLVGTDGTISFLEVNTRLQVEHPVSEETSGIDLVREQFRIADGERLRFDADPPARGHAIEFRINGEDPGRGFLPAPGVVSAVTWPDGPGVRVDAGIGAGSVVGGNFDSLLAKVIVTGETRAEALARSRRVLDELAVDGLATVLPFHRAVVRDPAFTDEPFRVHTRWIETEWHQDVPPFEGGAVASPPPERPSLVVEIDGRRHEVTFPAGFAGLVAAPGSAAAGAAAPTVRPRRRAGGGRTPPAVVDGDALTSPMQGTVVKLAVTEGDTVAAGDLVAVIEAMKMEQPLHAHKTGVVTGLTVAIGQTLSAGTAVCLLV from the coding sequence GTGCACACGGTCCTCATCGCCAACCGTGGCGAGATAGCGGTCCGCATCGTCCGCGCCTGCCGCGACGCGGGCCTGCGCAGCGTCGCCGTCTACGCCGACAGCGACCGCGACGCCCGGCACGTCCGGCTGGCCGACGAGGCGTACGCGCTCGACGGCGACACCGCCCCCGACTCCTACCTGCGGATCGACAAGCTGCTCGCCGTCGCGGCGACCGCCGGCGCCGACGCGGTGCACCCCGGGTACGGCTTCCTCTCGGAGAACGCGGACTTCGCCCAGGCGGTCGTCGGCGCCGGCCTGACCTGGATCGGGCCGTCGCCGGCGGCGATCCGGGTCCTCGGCGACAAGGTGTCGGCGCGGCGCATCGCCGAGCAGGTCGGCGCCCCGCTGGTCCCGGGCACCCCGGAGCCGGCCCGGGACGCGACCGAGATCGTGGCGTTCGCCGAACGTTTCGGCCTGCCGGTCGCCATCAAGGCGGCCTTCGGTGGCGGGGGCCGGGGGCTGAAGGTGGCCCGGACCGTGGCCGAGATCCCCGAGCTGTTCGAGTCGGCGACCCGGGAGGCGGTCGCGGCGTTCGGCCGGGGCGAGTGCTTCGCCGAGCGCTACCTCGACCGTCCGCGTCACGTGGAGGCGCAGGTGCTGGCCGATCAGCACGGCGCCGTCGTGGTCGTCGGCACCCGTGACTGCTCGTTGCAACGGCGGCACCAGAAGCTGGTCGAGGAGGCGCCGGCGCCCTTCCTGACCGACGCCCAGCGCCACCGGATCCACTCCTCGGCCAAGGAGATCTGCCGGGCGGCCGGCTACCACGGCGCGGGCACCGTGGAGTACCTGGTCGGGACCGACGGCACGATCTCGTTCCTGGAGGTGAACACCCGGCTCCAGGTGGAGCACCCGGTCAGCGAGGAGACCAGCGGCATCGACCTGGTCCGCGAACAGTTCCGGATCGCCGACGGCGAGCGGCTGCGGTTCGACGCCGACCCACCGGCGCGCGGTCACGCCATCGAGTTCCGGATCAACGGCGAGGACCCGGGCCGCGGCTTCCTGCCGGCGCCGGGTGTGGTCTCGGCGGTGACGTGGCCGGACGGGCCGGGCGTGCGGGTCGACGCCGGCATCGGTGCGGGTAGCGTCGTCGGCGGGAACTTCGACTCGCTGCTGGCCAAGGTGATCGTCACCGGCGAGACCCGGGCCGAGGCGCTGGCGCGCTCCCGGCGGGTGCTCGACGAGTTGGCCGTGGACGGGTTGGCCACCGTGCTGCCGTTCCACCGCGCGGTGGTCCGTGACCCGGCGTTCACCGACGAGCCGTTCCGCGTGCACACCCGCTGGATCGAGACGGAGTGGCACCAGGACGTACCCCCGTTCGAGGGCGGCGCGGTGGCGTCGCCGCCGCCCGAGCGCCCGAGCCTGGTGGTCGAGATCGACGGCCGGCGGCACGAGGTCACGTTCCCTGCCGGGTTCGCCGGCCTCGTCGCGGCGCCGGGGTCGGCGGCGGCCGGGGCGGCGGCTCCGACGGTCCGGCCGCGTCGGCGGGCCGGCGGCGGCCGCACCCCGCCGGCGGTGGTCGACGGGGACGCGTTGACCAGCCCGATGCAGGGCACGGTCGTGAAGCTGGCGGTCACGGAGGGTGACACGGTGGCGGCGGGGGATCTGGTCGCGGTCATCGAGGCGATGAAGATGGAGCAGCCGCTGCACGCCCACAAGACGGGCGTGGTGACCGGCCTGACGGTCGCGATCGGCCAGACGCTCTCCGCCGGCACGGCGGTCTGCCTGCTCGTCTGA
- a CDS encoding beta-ketoacyl-ACP synthase III, with protein sequence MTGSRIRGVGAYRPARVVHNDEICGPIDSTDEWIRQRSGIVSRRFAGPDDTVVSMATRAADGALRHAGVTAESIDVVIVATMSYLYQSPAAGPQVADLLGARRAAAFDLGAACAGFCAALAVADGLVRSGSADRVLVVGSERMTDIIDPKDRSTAFLFADGAGAVVVESSGSTGIHQVVWGADGGRSGVIGHEGSWARTRDDPGFWPVMRMAGPEVFRWAISEVAPVAGEAVRAAGLTVDDLAAFVPHQANVRIIDRIAGSLGLPASVVVSRDVEHSGNTSAASIPLAMETLVSAGRVPSGGLALLSGFGAGLTHASLVARLP encoded by the coding sequence GTGACCGGCAGCCGGATCCGCGGCGTCGGCGCCTACCGCCCGGCCCGGGTCGTGCACAACGACGAGATCTGCGGCCCGATCGACTCGACCGACGAGTGGATCCGGCAGCGATCCGGCATCGTCAGCCGCCGCTTCGCCGGCCCGGACGACACCGTGGTCAGCATGGCGACGCGGGCCGCCGACGGCGCCCTGCGTCACGCCGGGGTCACCGCGGAGAGCATCGACGTGGTGATCGTGGCGACGATGTCCTACCTGTACCAGTCACCGGCGGCCGGTCCGCAGGTGGCGGACCTGCTCGGCGCGCGCCGGGCGGCCGCCTTCGACCTCGGCGCGGCCTGCGCCGGGTTCTGCGCGGCGCTGGCCGTGGCCGACGGGCTGGTGCGCAGCGGCTCGGCGGACCGGGTACTGGTCGTCGGGTCGGAGCGGATGACCGACATCATCGACCCCAAGGACCGGTCCACCGCCTTCCTGTTCGCCGACGGCGCCGGCGCAGTGGTGGTCGAGTCGTCCGGCAGCACCGGCATCCACCAGGTGGTCTGGGGCGCCGACGGGGGGCGCAGCGGCGTCATCGGTCACGAGGGCTCCTGGGCCCGCACGCGCGACGACCCGGGCTTCTGGCCGGTGATGCGGATGGCCGGACCGGAGGTCTTCCGCTGGGCGATCTCCGAGGTGGCGCCGGTCGCCGGCGAGGCGGTACGGGCCGCCGGCCTGACCGTCGACGACCTGGCCGCGTTCGTGCCGCACCAGGCCAACGTGCGCATCATCGACCGGATCGCCGGCTCACTGGGTCTGCCGGCGAGCGTCGTGGTCTCGCGTGACGTGGAGCACTCCGGCAACACCTCCGCCGCGTCGATCCCGCTGGCCATGGAGACGCTGGTCAGCGCCGGCCGGGTGCCGTCCGGCGGCCTGGCGCTGCTGTCCGGGTTCGGCGCCGGCCTGACCCACGCCTCGCTGGTGGCCCGGCTGCCCTGA